AGGCGTCGGAGAGGTTTACTCCGTCGGCTCTGCCGTCACTTCTCTCTCTCCTGGTGACTGGGTCATTCCTTCTCCACCGTCCTTCGGTGCGgtcttttctttctcctttcctcaattttaattcacttgcATTTTTTCTGTTTTGGAAATTTATGAGTTTTTAGTTttggttcattttcaattttaTGCTGTCTTGCGTATTTTGGTTCAAGTGACTTGACACTGGTTATTCTTATGTAACCTCTTGAATTTGAGTACCTAATTTATTTATCTGAATATTTTTACTGGAACGTTTAATTTTTATGAAGAAAGTTTTTGTGGTATTTCAATGGGAATGGAGTAATTGGTGAAATTCGCTTTTATGCTTCCTTCATTACTTATCAGTTATCATATTGTTTCTAAGAAAACTTTTGATTGTATGTTATTTTGGGTTTGACAGGGACATGGCAGACATACATTGTGAAAGATCAGAGTGTATGGCACAAGATAGACAAGGGCGTGCCTATGGAATATTCTGCTACCATCACTGTTAATCCCTTGACTGCTTTTCTCATGCTTGAAGACGGTGTTACTTTGAGCTCAGGCACTGCTCTTTCTGCAATtcctatattatatataattttattctgTGTGTTTCATTAATTGATATTTATTTGTGCCTGTTTAAACTTTGTGATTCTGGATATGAACAGGGGATGCAATTGTGCAAAATGGGGCTACCAGCATGGTTGGGCAGTGCGTCATTCAGCTTGCAAAATCACGCGGTATTCGCAGCATAAATATTATAAGGGACAGGTGCTCATTTGAAGGTTCATTGCAACTTTCTGAGCTTCTGAATTGTTATTATAGATGACACTTTGCTTTTATAGTGAAAGCTTGTCCCTCTTTTTATCCATAATAAATAGTAGATAACACTGAACACTTTCTTGCTCCCTTGTGAAGATATTCTTACATTTCAAATCTTTCTACTACAGGGCTGGGGTTGATGAAGTGAAAGAAACTCTTAAGAATTTGGGTGCTGATCACGTTTTCACTGAGAATGAATTGGAAGTGAAGAATGTAAAGAGTTTCTTGGTATATATCATTACTCCTGATGGATttgatctttatctttatttttgatGATTAGCCTTCACGGGGATGCTAAGGAAGCTGACAAAACTTATTTTTCTTTACTgttgcaagaaaaaaaaaatgatttttgaagaaTTGTTATCTGTATTGATTTCAAATCAACTTATTGTGTCAAATTGACATGCTAGAATGATATACCTGAACCTGCACTAGGATTCAACTGTGTTGGTGGCAATGCTGCTTCTCTGGTTCTCAAATTTTTGAGGTATGACGTGTCAGACTTGAGATGTTGGATAAAGACTGGGTTGGCCTAGAAACTCTGTTTTGACTGTAcatcatttttcattttattcCAATAATTTTATGCAGACAAGGAGGAACTATGGTGACTTATGGTGGAATGTCTAAAAGGCCTGTTACTGTCCCCACCTCAGCCTTCATATTTAAGGTATGGCAGGAACTTTTGATCATTGCCTGCGTGCCCTAAATAATGACCATGAGCCAAGGAATCCCATGTATCATGACTTATTTGTGGCGAATTTCTTTCAAATGCCATGTGCCTATCTACTTACTAGCATAGCACACTGCTCGTTTATTAACTTTAACAATGATCTGGAATCTGAAAAACAAATCATATTTGCAGGAACTTTCCTTGAGGGGGTTCTGGCTGCAGAAATGGTTGAGCACAGAGAAAGCTGTAGAGAGCAGAAGAATGATAGACAAGCTTTTGGGTCTTGTACATGAGGGCAAGTTAAAATACAAGTAAGCCTTCTATCTTTAATGGGGAAAACACATTTATACTTCTCACTCAGTTGATTGACCAATTTCATTCGCTGGTCACCTTGTTTACTTTGCAGCATGGAGCTGGCTCCTTTTAGTGATTTTAATACATCATTGGATAAGGCTCTTGGAAAACTTGGGAGCCAACCTAAACAAGTGATCAAATTCTAAACGTCGGATTTTTGGAGAGGGAGTTTGCATTTGTCTCTTATCTGTCAAGTATCAACCCAAATCTTTGTAGAACCTCATTTGTATACTACGTGGATATAGTTATCTAAATAATACGTTGTCTTTAGTCAGTGTATCGTGTCTGTTTTTCATGCTTGATGCAACCAATATAGAAATTCTAATTCAAGCCCGATTACGTAAAACTGATGTGTGCTATTTTTTTATTCGCGAACTACTGTTTGGCTCCTAAATGATTTTATTGTCGTATGTAACTTTTTCTA
The DNA window shown above is from Arachis ipaensis cultivar K30076 chromosome B08, Araip1.1, whole genome shotgun sequence and carries:
- the LOC107614128 gene encoding enoyl-[acyl-carrier-protein] reductase, mitochondrial, which translates into the protein MLRSLVAKPHSSQCFIFNLSQKLLHGNGAAQFRATRAFTPRSVAGVSPPSKAIVYEEHGQPDAVTKLVEFPGVEVKENDVCVKMLCAPINPSDINRIQGVYPVRPELPAVGGYEGVGEVYSVGSAVTSLSPGDWVIPSPPSFGTWQTYIVKDQSVWHKIDKGVPMEYSATITVNPLTAFLMLEDGVTLSSGDAIVQNGATSMVGQCVIQLAKSRGIRSINIIRDRAGVDEVKETLKNLGADHVFTENELEVKNVKSFLNDIPEPALGFNCVGGNAASLVLKFLRQGGTMVTYGGMSKRPVTVPTSAFIFKELSLRGFWLQKWLSTEKAVESRRMIDKLLGLVHEGKLKYNMELAPFSDFNTSLDKALGKLGSQPKQVIKF